The proteins below come from a single Leopardus geoffroyi isolate Oge1 chromosome D3, O.geoffroyi_Oge1_pat1.0, whole genome shotgun sequence genomic window:
- the CD3H12orf76 gene encoding uncharacterized protein C12orf76 homolog codes for MLRRVWRWLCFGLGSLLAGQAEAPSPVEPPERSRPYAVLRGQNLVLMGTIFSILLVTVILLAFCVYKPIRRR; via the exons ATGCTGCGTCGTGTGTGGCGGTGGCTGTGCTTCGGCCTGGGCAGCCTCCTGGCTGGGCAGGCGGAGGCCCCGAGCCCCGTGGAGCCGCCGGAGCGGAGCAGGCCGTATGCCGTGCTGCGTGGGCAGAACCTGG TGTTGATGGGAACCATTTTCAGCATCCTGCTGGTGACCGTGATCCTGCTGGCATTTTGTGTCTATAAACCCATTCGGCGTCGGTGA